The region GCAACTGGCGGCGCACTTCGGCTACATGGAGCAGATCCTGCGCCCGTCCGGCCACTTCATCGGCGATGATTGGACCGGGGCCGATGTGATGATGAGCTTCCCGGCGGAAATCGCGGTGATGCAAGGGGCGGGTGAGCATTTCCCCAAGCTGGCGGCATTCGTCGCGGCGATCCACGCGCGGCCGGCCTGGCAGCGCGCTCGCGAGAAGGGCGGCGACTATTTCGGGATGTGAGGCATGACCAGCGCAAGTGAATGGCAGGGGACGGTTGGCAGGAGCTGGGCCAGCGAATGGCGTCGCACCGATGTCAGCTTTTCCGACCTGACACCGAAATTGCTGGCTGCGATCGCTCGAGAGCCCGGCGCCACCGTGGTCGATATCGGCTGCGGTGCCGGGGAGCTGTCGATTGCAGTGGCCGCGGCGAGGCCGCAGGCACGGGTGACTGGCGTGGATATCTCGGGCGATCTGGTCGAGACGGCACGCTCCCGCGCTGTTCAGGCCAATCTCGCGTTCGAACTTGCCGATGCCTCGCAGTGGCAGCCCGCATCGAGGCCCGACTTGTACATCTCCCGCCACGGCGTGATGTTTTTCTCCGATCCCCAAGCTGCCTTCGCCCATCTGGCCGCGCAGGCGGCTCCGGGTGCACGCATGGTGTTCTCGTGCTTTCGCAAGGCTGCGGAGAACGATTGGGCGGCGGCCATTGCGGCGCTCCTGCCGAAGGGTGATTCTCCGCAAGCTTCGCCGACCGCGCCTGGGCCTTTCGCCTTTGCCCTGCCCGAGCACGTGCTGCGCTGCATGGCAGGGTGGCAGGCCGTGGAGTTCGAGCCGGTAGACTTCCGGTACATCGCTGGAACCGGCCCCGACGCCGTAGCCGAAGCCATGGCGCTGTTCCGCCGCATCGGGCCCGCCGCAGCGGCCTTGCGAACCTTGCCTGATGCCGAGCGCGCAAAGATAGAAAGGCGGCTCGTCGACCTTGTGGAGGCCCATCATCGGGACGGTCAGGTGGCATTCAATGCTGCGGCATGGCTGGTAAGCGCCACGTCCGATCACAATGATGGATGAAACGTGCTTGTAGCGCGCCGAACGCTCGCCTAATCGGCCTTTCATGACTTCGACGAACGAAATCCGCCGCTCCTTCCTCGAATACTTCGGCTCGCAGGGGCACGATGTGGTGCAGTCTGCGCCGCTGGTGCCTTACAACGACCCGACGCTGATGTTCACGAACGCCGGGATGGTGCCGTTCAAGAACGTGTTCACCGGCCTCGAGACGCGCGCGGTGCCTCGTGCGACCTCGTCGCAGAAGTGCGTGCGCGCTGGCGGCAAGCACAACGATCTCGACAATGTGGGGTACACCGCGCGGCACCACACCTTCTTCGAGATGCTCGGCAATTTCTCGTTCGGCGATTATTTCAAGGAACAGGCGATCACCCATGCGTGGACGCTGCTGACGCGCGAATGGGGCCTGCCCAAGGACAAGCTGCTCGCCACGGTCTACCACACCGACGACGAGGCGTTCGAGCTGTGGAAGAAGATTGCGGGCCTGCCGGAAGACCGCATCATTCGCATCGCAACGAAGGACAACTTCTGGGCGATGGGCGATGATGGCCCGTGCGGTCCCTGCTCGGAAATCTTCTTCGACCACGGCGACCACATCTGGGGCGGCCCTCCGGGATCGCCGGAGGAAGATGGCGACCGCTTCATCGAGATCTGGAACCTCGTGTTCATGCAGTTCGAGCAGACGGCGGGTGAGATCACCGGCAGCCTGCCCAAGCCGAGCATCGATACCGGCATGGGCCTCGAGCGCATCGCCGCCGTGCTGCAGGGCGAGCACGACAACTACGACACCGACACGTTCAAGGCGCTGATCGCGGCGTCCGAAAGCCTGACTTCGGTCAAGGCCGAGGGCGAGCAGCGCGCCAGCCATCGCGTGATTGCCGATCACCTGCGCTCGACCAGCTTCCTGCTGGCCGATGGCGTGCTGCCGTCGAACGAGGGGCGCGGCTATGTGCTGCGCCGGATCATGCGCCGCGCGATGCGTCATGCCCACCTGCTTGGTGCGAAGGACCCGCTGATGCACCGCCTGGTGCCCGCGCTGGTCGCCGAGATGGGCGCTGCCTATCCCGAACTTGGCCGTGCGCAGCCGCTGATCGAGGAAACCCTGCTGCGCGAGGAAGTGCAGTTCCGCCGCACGCTGTCTAACGGCATCAAGCTGCTTGATGAAGCGACTGCCGCGCTGGGCGAGGGCGACGCGCTGCCGGGCGAGACCGCGTTCAAGCTCTATGACACCTATGGCTTCCCCTATGACCTGACCGAAGACGCCCTGCGCGCACGCGGCATCGCGGTGGACCGCGAAGGTTTCGATGCTGCCATGGCGCAGCAGAAGGCGGCGGCGCGCGCGGCGTGGAAGGGATCGGGCCAAGCCGCCGACAGCGAAGTGTGGTTCGACATTGCCGAACGCGTCGGCGCAACCGAGTTCACCGGCTACACCGCCACCACCGGCGAGGCGCAAGTCGTAGCGCTGGTGAAGGACGGCAAGGAAGTTGGCAGCGCTGCGGCGGGCGATGACGTGACCGTGATCGTCAATCAGACGCCGTTCTACGGCGAAAGCGGTGGCCAGACCGGCGACGCAGGCACGATCACCGGCGCCGATGGCCTGAAGCTGGCGGTGAGCGACACTGCCAAGCCCTTGGGCCGCTTGCACGCGCACAACGCGAAGGTTGAAGCGGGTTCGATCAAGGTCGGTGACGTTGTGAAGCTCGACATCGATGTCGAACGCCGCGATGCGATCCGTGCCAACCATTCGGCCACG is a window of Novosphingobium sp. THN1 DNA encoding:
- a CDS encoding trans-aconitate 2-methyltransferase: MTSASEWQGTVGRSWASEWRRTDVSFSDLTPKLLAAIAREPGATVVDIGCGAGELSIAVAAARPQARVTGVDISGDLVETARSRAVQANLAFELADASQWQPASRPDLYISRHGVMFFSDPQAAFAHLAAQAAPGARMVFSCFRKAAENDWAAAIAALLPKGDSPQASPTAPGPFAFALPEHVLRCMAGWQAVEFEPVDFRYIAGTGPDAVAEAMALFRRIGPAAAALRTLPDAERAKIERRLVDLVEAHHRDGQVAFNAAAWLVSATSDHNDG
- the alaS gene encoding alanine--tRNA ligase, giving the protein MTSTNEIRRSFLEYFGSQGHDVVQSAPLVPYNDPTLMFTNAGMVPFKNVFTGLETRAVPRATSSQKCVRAGGKHNDLDNVGYTARHHTFFEMLGNFSFGDYFKEQAITHAWTLLTREWGLPKDKLLATVYHTDDEAFELWKKIAGLPEDRIIRIATKDNFWAMGDDGPCGPCSEIFFDHGDHIWGGPPGSPEEDGDRFIEIWNLVFMQFEQTAGEITGSLPKPSIDTGMGLERIAAVLQGEHDNYDTDTFKALIAASESLTSVKAEGEQRASHRVIADHLRSTSFLLADGVLPSNEGRGYVLRRIMRRAMRHAHLLGAKDPLMHRLVPALVAEMGAAYPELGRAQPLIEETLLREEVQFRRTLSNGIKLLDEATAALGEGDALPGETAFKLYDTYGFPYDLTEDALRARGIAVDREGFDAAMAQQKAAARAAWKGSGQAADSEVWFDIAERVGATEFTGYTATTGEAQVVALVKDGKEVGSAAAGDDVTVIVNQTPFYGESGGQTGDAGTITGADGLKLAVSDTAKPLGRLHAHNAKVEAGSIKVGDVVKLDIDVERRDAIRANHSATHLLHAALRNRLGGHVTQKGSLVAADRLRFDFSQPTALTPEDIAAIEAEVNAEIRANEAVTTRLMSPDDAIEAGAMALFGEKYGEEVRVLSMGRATDKHYSVELCGGTHVRALGDIGVFRIVSESAVSSGVRRIEALTGEGARQWFVAREEALKHTAAILRTSPEDVEARVSALMEERKKLERELAEAKKALALGGGAAKAENADEEVGGVKFSGQVLDGLDPKELRGLLDQAKQRLGSGVAVIVAVNEGKASIAAAVTEDLVGKVSAVDLVRAGVEALGGKGGGGRPDMAQGGGPDGTKAADAISAAKAVLAA